The sequence CGGACGGCTGGCTGGACATCGTGACGGCGTTCGTCCCCAAGAATCCGCACCACATCATCTCGCGCCAGCGCCTGGCCGTGATGCTGCGCTACGACGACGAGAAAATCCAGGCCCGCACCGCCGTGGCCGGCAACCGGGTAGGCCACCGGAGCAAGGGGCGCTGGCGGTGAACGCCGCAGCGTCACGCCGCACCGATACGGCCCTGCTGCTGCTGCGGCTGCTGCTGGGCACCCTGCTGACCCTGCGGGGCTACCAGCACCTGTTCGTGGTGGGCATCGAGGGCACCGCGGCCGAGTGGCGCGGGCTGGGGTTGCCGTTCCCGCTGCTGTTCGCACCGCTGCTGTCGCTGCTGGAACTGGTGGGCGGGCCGCTGCTGATTCTGGGGCTGGCCGTGCGCCCAGTGGCCACCATGAGCACCCTGGCCGTGCTGAGCGTGCTGGCGCTGACCCAGGGCGACGTTATGCTGGGGCTGGGCCTGGGGCGCGAACTGCTGGACCGCGTGCTGAACCCGATTATTCAGAACTGGTTGCTGCTGGTGGCCGGCACCCTGACCCTGGCGCTGGCCGGGGCCGGACGTTTCAGCATTGATGCCCAGCGCCTGCCGCCACGCCCGGCTGGCCCAGCCGCCGCTGCCCATCCGCTGGACGCCGTGGCCGAGACCAAGCCAGCCAGGAAACGCAAGTAGCCTCTACCCGTGTTCGCCGTCCAGATACAGCCAGCGGCCCTCCGCCTCATCCTGCACAAAGCGGCTGTCCTCGCGCAGGATGTGTTTGCGGCCGTCCTCCTGAAAGCGGGCGCTAAACCTGACACGGTCCCCAGACGCGCCGTGAATGGTCAGCCCCAGCCAGCGGGTGCCGCCCAGGTCCAGCGTGGCCGGGCGGGTGGAAGGATGCCAGGTCGCCAGCAAGTACGGGGCGTCCTGTAACACAAAAGCCGTGTAGCGCGAGCGCATCAGCGCTTCGGGAGTCTCGGCGGGACGCTCACCGCTCAGGCGAGGACCACAGCACACGGCGAAGCTGCGGCCGGAGCCACAGGGGCAGGGCTTGAAGGGCGGATAGGACAAGGACACGTTCCGAGCTTACGGCACTTTGCAGCAAGGCAGCCAGGTACAGGTAGGCCACAGGGGCTGCAGCGGCTTGGCGGTGGAGGCAGGAGCCTGACATGGTCAAAGCCGTCCCCAGGCGCAGGCTCCGAGCCGAACTGCCGCACACGCCGCTTGCCCCAGCATAGGTGACCCTCGGCGTGGCGACCCCCAGCGTGGTGACGCCGCTCTGTCGCGGCCAGGGTGGAGAGGCCACGCTATGCTACGTCCCGATGTCTGACCAACCCACCGTCACCCGTATCGCCCCTAGCCCGACCGGCGACCCGCACGTCGGGACCGCCTACCAGGCCCTGTTCAACTCGGTGTTCGCCCGTCAGCAGGGCGGCCGGTTCATCGTGCGGATTGAGGATACCGACCGCAACCGCTACAACGCGACCAGTGAGGGCCGCATTCTGGACATGCTCGACTGGCTGGGCATTCAGCCCGACGCCAGCCCCCGCAACGAGGACGACCAGGGGCCGTACACCCAGTCCCAACGGGCGGGGCTGCACCGCCAGTACGCCGAAGCCTTGCTGGAATCGGGAGCCGCTTACCGCGCCTTCGACACCCCCGAGGAGCTAGAAGAGCGCCGCAAGGCCGCCGAAGCCCGCAAGGACAGCTACCTGGGCTACGACCGCCGCGACCGTGAACTGAGCCGCGAGGAATCTGACCGCCGCGCCGCTGCGGGCGAGGAGTTCGTGATTCGGCTCAAAGCCCCGCTGGAAGGTCAGACGGTGGTGCGTGACCGCCTGCGCGGAGACGTGGTGTTCGATAACGCGCAACTGGACGACAAGGTGCTGCTCAAGCGCGACGGCTTCCCCACCTACCACCTCGCCGCGATGGTGGACGACCACCTGATGGGCGTGACCCATGTGATTCGCGCCGAGGAGTGGCTCACCTCCACCCCCATCCACAAGCTGATTCTGGAAGGCCTGGGCTGGCAGGAACCCGAGTGGATTCACACCCCCTGGCTGCTCTCGGCGGGCGGCAAGAAATACTCCAAGCGGCGCGGTGACCCCAGCGTGGAGGACTTCCGCCGCATGGGTATCCTGCCCGAAGCGCTGCTGAACTACCTGGGCATGATGGGCTGGAGCATGCCGGGCGGCGAGGAAATTTTCAGCGTGGACGACATGGTGCGCGAGTTCACCTGGGAGCGCGTTTCCTTGGGCGGCAGCACCTTCGACGTGACCAAGCTGAAGTGGCTGAACGGCAAATATCTGCGCGAAGTGCTGAGTGCCGATGAAGTCGTGGAGCGGGTGCGGGCCTATCTGACCGAGTTCGGCGCCGGGCTGCCCACCGAGGACGAAGCCTACTTCACGGACGTGGTGCGGCTGATGATTCCCCGCCTGGAAACACTGGGCGACTTTGCCGAGATGACCGGCTACTTCTGGTCCGACGAGTTCGAGACGGACGACAAAGCGGCCAAAGCGGTGCAGCAAGGGGCCGACCTGCTCCCCGACCTGCGCAGCGCTCTGGCAGGCGTCAGCGACTGGAACGCCGAAGCCATCAAACACGCGCTGCACGAGTACGCCGAGGCGCGGGAGCTGAAGCTGGGCAAAGTGATGCCCCCCGTGCGGGCCGCCGTCGCAGGCACCATGCAAAGCCCCGACCTGGCCGAGATGCTGGAGGTGCTGGGGCGTGAGCGGGTGCTGGCGCGGCTGGATAGGGCGCTTTAGAACCGGAGGGATTGGGCTGGTCCACAGGTGTGAGGAGAGGCACCCTCACGCCTTTTTCATACCGCCATCTGCCCGCACCAGCCGCTAGACTGACTACCAATGCGTCCCCAACTGCAAAATATGGCCCTGTCGCTGCTGCCCACGCCAGAGGCGGCTCCCCGCCCCGAACTGCGTGACTTCTATGCCATGCTGCGCGACTACCCGCAGCGCGGCGGCAAAGGCATTCGCTCGGAGCTGCTGCTGCTCTCGGCGCAGGCGCACGGGCTGGCGGAAGGCGGCGCGGGCTGGGAGCGGGCGCTGTGGCTGGCGGCGGCGCTGGAACTGTTTCAGAACTGGGTGCTGATTCACGACGACATCGTGGACGACTCGGACGAGCGGCGCGGGGCACCGGCCCTGCACAAGCTGCACGGCGTGCCGCTGGCGCTGAACGCCGGCGACGCACTGCACGCCTACATGTGGGCGGCGGTACAGAAAGCAGGGTTGGACGCAGGCTTCAGCGAATTCCTGACCATGATTCACCGCACTGCCGAGGGACAACACCTGGACGTGAGCTGGGTGGAGCACGGCGAGTGGAACCTGCAACCCGCCGATTATCTGGAAATGGTGCGCCTCAAAACGGGTTTTTATACCATCGTGACCCCGCTGCGGCTGGGCGCATTGGCGGCAGGCCAGCCACCACACCCCGACTTTGAGGCGGCTGGCCTGTCCCTAGGCACCGCTTTTCAGATTCGAGACGACGTGCTGAACCTGACCGGCGACCCGGCCAAATACGGCAAGGAAATCGGCGGTGACCTGCTGGAAGGCAAGCGCACGCTGGTGGTGCTGCACTGGCTCCAGCACGCCCGCGAAACGCGCCGGCACATCTTCCTGGACCAGATGCGCCGGCCCCGTACCGACAAAGACCCGGCCATCATTGAGGACCTGCTGGAGTGGCTGCGGGGGAGCGACTCGCTGGCTTACGCGCAGGCCTTCGCCGCCGAGGAAGCAGAGCGCGGGCTGGCCCTGCTGCGTGGGGCGCTGGCCCAGGCTGCGGACCAGGCAGCAGCGGGACAAATTCTGGCACTGATGGAAACACTGACCCAGCGGGAAGCGTAGCTGTTGGAGAAAGCCCAGCCTCCCCTACCCCTAAGGCCCTTAGACCCTCAACCCATTAAAACGGCGACGGCAACGGCGTGCGCCGCTCCCCTTCCACCCGGCTGACCTGGAAGGCCATCGCATCCGGGCCGAACACCGGGCTGCCGCCGATTTCGCCCAAGGGTGCGCCCGGCTGGATACGCTCACCCACCTGCACTGCCGGTTGATTCAGGCCCAGGTAGGCCGTGACCAGCCCATCCCCGTGGTCCAGCAACACCACCCAGCCCAGCGAACTGAACGAGGTGACAGCCAGTACCACGCCCTCGCCGGCGGCTCTGGCCTGCCGCTCGCCCCCGGCGCGAATGACGGCCCAGGGGCTTTCGGGGGTGTAGCCCTCGCTGACCTGACCGCCGGGCAGCGGAAAGGCGAGTGCGTCCAAGCGCCCACGCAGTGGGGCCAACTGCGCCTCGGTCAGCTGCACCTGCGCCTCGGCCTGGGTGCGGGCTTCGGTCAGCTGCTGCGGCGTGGGCAAAGCAGGCTCCTGCAAGGCCGATTGCTGCGGGACGGTCTGCACGGGGTCGCTGCCGGCCGCCGCAGGCGCGGAGGACAGTACAGCTGGTGTGGACGCAGCCGGTGGCCGGGCCTGGGCAGCTGGGGCCTGGGGCGCTACAGATTGGCGCGCCGGGGCCGTGGACTGGGCGACAGCCGGGGCCGGGCTGGCAGGGGCAGCCGTTGCCGGAGCTGGAGCCGCCGACCGGGAAGCTGTCGGCCGAGCTGCCGAGGGTTGGGCTGCTGGTGATTGGGCTGTGGGCGCCGCAGCTGCCCCAGGCCGGGCGGCTGCCGACTGAACCGGCGCAACCTGTGACGGCCCGCCGGCTGCCCCCACTTTCTCCGCCGCCCGCAGCCGCGCCGCCGTCTCGGCTTCACGCTGGCGCTGGGCTTCCAGCTCGCGCCGACGCTGGGCCGCCAGCCCCTCCTGCTGGCGCACTGCCGCGTCCAGCAGCGTGTCTATGTTCTGCCCGGTCTGTGCCAGTTCGGCCTGTCCCTGCAGCTGCAGCAGCCGCTGACCGGCCGCCGTGCGGCGCAGCTCGCCCAGCAGCGCTTGGGCCTGCGTCTGCCGGTCCGACAGCTCGGCCAGTGCCGCCTGACGCTGCTTTTGCAGGGTTTGCAGCTCGGCACGGGCCTGCTGCTGGGCAGCCAGCTCGCCCTGCAGGCGGCCGGCCTCGCGGTCCAGTTCACGAATCAGCGCCACCTGCCGCTCGCCCGCGTAGTTGGCCCAGCGTAGCCGCAATATCAGCTCGGGTAGGGTCTGAGCCTGGGCCAGCAGCGCCAGATACTCGCCGGTGCGTTCGCGGTACAGCGCGTTCAGGTTCAGCGCCACACTGCCGCGCAGCTCCGCGACCCTGGACTGCAGCGCCAGGATGTCGCGTCCAGTCACGCCCAGGCGGGCTTCGGTCTGGCGCAGCTTCAAGTCCAGCAGCCCCGCTTGCCCCCGCAGCCGGTCAATATCGGCGTTCAGCCGGTCCAGCCCCGCCAGGGTGGCCTGCTCCTCGCTACTCAGCGAAGCGAACGACCCGCGAATCTGGGCCAGCAGGGCGCGCTGCCGCTCGCCCACCGCCCGCTGCTGCTCCAGCTGCTGCTGCAAGGGGTCTGCACTCGGCGCTGCGCTCTGCGCCAAAGCCCACAGCGGCAGCCCCAGCAGACTTAGCAGTGCCAGACTCGGCAGGACCAGACTCGGCAGCGCCAGCACTGGTCGCCGGCGGCCAGGCACCCGGCGCCTCATTCCAGCTCCCGCAGGTAGCGGCCCGACGCCAGCCAGCCGCCCAGCAGGCCCACTCCCGCCCCCAGCGCAGCCAGCTGAAGCCACAGGGTCAGCAGCGGCCCGGTGCCCTGCAGCAGCGGCAGCGCCGGCACCAGCTCGGCGGCGCGGCTGGTCAGCAAGCTGGACAGCGGCAGCAGAATCAGGCCCGCCAGCCCGGCCCCTCCCAGACCCAGCAGCAGCCCTTCCAGCAGGTGCGGCCCCTGCACGAAAGAGCGCCGCGCTCCCAGGAGCCGCATCACGTTGATTTCGCCCCGGCGGGCGTACATGCTCACCTGCACGGCGTTCAGGATGCTGAACAGCGTGCCGCCCAGCAGCAGGCCAATCAGCAGCCCGCCTGCTGCCCGCAGCGCCCGCAGCGTACCCAGCGCCCGGTCCACGTAGCCGGCGCCGAATTCCACCGACTCCACTCCCCTGAGCAGCTCGGCGGCGGCAGCCACCACGCGGGTCTGGTCCACACTGGTCACCCGCAGGCGCAAGGTGGCCGGAAAGGGGTTGCCGGCCAGCTGCGCGGCCTCGGCCGTGTAGGGATAGTCGCGGGTCATTTCGGCGAGCACCTGCTCGGGGCTCAGCAGTTCGGCCTGCGCCACACCGGCCATGCCCTGAGCGTGCCTGAGCAGCGCCTCACCGTCGGCGCCCGGCTCCAGAAAGGCAGCCACTTCCACCTGCCGTTCCAGGCCCGCCAGGGTGCGGTTCAGGTTCTGGCCGGCCAGCAGCACCCCCCCCAGCACCAGCAGGGTCAGGGTGATGGTGGTCAGGGTAGACAGAACCGCCGTGCGGTTGGCCCGCATGGACGCCAGCGCCGACTGCAGGTGCTCTCTTAGGGCCGAGGCGGCACGGTTCACAGCTGATACCCCCCGCCTGCGTCGTCACGGACCAGCTCGCCCCGGCGCAGGGTCAGGGTGCGGTGACGGCGAGACTCCACCAGTTCGCGGGCGTGGGTGGCCACCAGCACGGTGGTGCCGCTCTCGTTGACCCGTTCCAGCACGCGCAGCACGTCACGGCTGTTTTCCGGGTCGAGGTTGCCGGTCGGCTCATCGGCCAGCAGCAGCGCAGGAGCGCCCACCACAGCGCGGGCAATCGCCACCCGCTGCTGCTCACCCTGCGACAGTTGGTGCGGCAGCGCGGCCCGCTTGTGTTCCAGGCCCACCAGCCGCAGCGCCGTACCCACCCGCTCGTTCCAGCTGCCCAGCGAGGACACACGCGGCGCTTCAGTCACGCGCAGCGCAAAGGCCACGTTCTGGTAGGCCGTCAGCTGCGGCAGCAGCATGTTCTCCTGAAAGATGATGCCCATGCGCCGGCGCAGCACCGACACCCGCCCGCCCCGGTAGCGCCCCAGCGGCTCGCCGGCCACCCGCACCTCACCGGCAGTGGGCAGCGCCCGCTTGAGCAGCAGGCTCATGAAGCTGCTCTTGCCAGCTCCGGAGTGCCCAATCAGGTACACGAACTCGCCGCGTGCCACTTCGGTGCTGATCCGGTTGAGGGCCAGCGTCCGGGTAGACGGATACTGCAAGGACACCTGGTCAAAGTGAATCATGGGCGGGACCGTTCCTGTCACGGGCCACAGGATAGCGGCCGGGAAGTCACGGCGTTCTTTCCGGCCCGGCGCTTACCGCCCACTAACCCAGGGCGCTTACACTGGGCAGGTGAACAGAAACCAGGTACTGCTCCTTTCGGGTGCGCTGACCGGCACTGCCGCAGTCGGTTACGCCCAGATGTCAGGCTACTCGGCGGCCGACCTGCTGCGGACCTCTTCCGGCCGCAGCTTCATACAGGTCCTGAACTTCCTGGAGCAAAACTACCTGTACGAGGTAGACCGGGACGCCGTGATGCGCGGCGCTATCCAGGGTGCCCTGGGAGCGCTAGACAACGAATTC is a genomic window of Deinococcus proteolyticus MRP containing:
- a CDS encoding cell division protein FtsX → MNRAASALREHLQSALASMRANRTAVLSTLTTITLTLLVLGGVLLAGQNLNRTLAGLERQVEVAAFLEPGADGEALLRHAQGMAGVAQAELLSPEQVLAEMTRDYPYTAEAAQLAGNPFPATLRLRVTSVDQTRVVAAAAELLRGVESVEFGAGYVDRALGTLRALRAAGGLLIGLLLGGTLFSILNAVQVSMYARRGEINVMRLLGARRSFVQGPHLLEGLLLGLGGAGLAGLILLPLSSLLTSRAAELVPALPLLQGTGPLLTLWLQLAALGAGVGLLGGWLASGRYLRELE
- a CDS encoding polyprenyl synthetase family protein; translation: MRPQLQNMALSLLPTPEAAPRPELRDFYAMLRDYPQRGGKGIRSELLLLSAQAHGLAEGGAGWERALWLAAALELFQNWVLIHDDIVDDSDERRGAPALHKLHGVPLALNAGDALHAYMWAAVQKAGLDAGFSEFLTMIHRTAEGQHLDVSWVEHGEWNLQPADYLEMVRLKTGFYTIVTPLRLGALAAGQPPHPDFEAAGLSLGTAFQIRDDVLNLTGDPAKYGKEIGGDLLEGKRTLVVLHWLQHARETRRHIFLDQMRRPRTDKDPAIIEDLLEWLRGSDSLAYAQAFAAEEAERGLALLRGALAQAADQAAAGQILALMETLTQREA
- the gltX gene encoding glutamate--tRNA ligase produces the protein MSDQPTVTRIAPSPTGDPHVGTAYQALFNSVFARQQGGRFIVRIEDTDRNRYNATSEGRILDMLDWLGIQPDASPRNEDDQGPYTQSQRAGLHRQYAEALLESGAAYRAFDTPEELEERRKAAEARKDSYLGYDRRDRELSREESDRRAAAGEEFVIRLKAPLEGQTVVRDRLRGDVVFDNAQLDDKVLLKRDGFPTYHLAAMVDDHLMGVTHVIRAEEWLTSTPIHKLILEGLGWQEPEWIHTPWLLSAGGKKYSKRRGDPSVEDFRRMGILPEALLNYLGMMGWSMPGGEEIFSVDDMVREFTWERVSLGGSTFDVTKLKWLNGKYLREVLSADEVVERVRAYLTEFGAGLPTEDEAYFTDVVRLMIPRLETLGDFAEMTGYFWSDEFETDDKAAKAVQQGADLLPDLRSALAGVSDWNAEAIKHALHEYAEARELKLGKVMPPVRAAVAGTMQSPDLAEMLEVLGRERVLARLDRAL
- a CDS encoding DoxX family protein; this encodes MNAAASRRTDTALLLLRLLLGTLLTLRGYQHLFVVGIEGTAAEWRGLGLPFPLLFAPLLSLLELVGGPLLILGLAVRPVATMSTLAVLSVLALTQGDVMLGLGLGRELLDRVLNPIIQNWLLLVAGTLTLALAGAGRFSIDAQRLPPRPAGPAAAAHPLDAVAETKPARKRK
- a CDS encoding peptidoglycan DD-metalloendopeptidase family protein, which produces MRRRVPGRRRPVLALPSLVLPSLALLSLLGLPLWALAQSAAPSADPLQQQLEQQRAVGERQRALLAQIRGSFASLSSEEQATLAGLDRLNADIDRLRGQAGLLDLKLRQTEARLGVTGRDILALQSRVAELRGSVALNLNALYRERTGEYLALLAQAQTLPELILRLRWANYAGERQVALIRELDREAGRLQGELAAQQQARAELQTLQKQRQAALAELSDRQTQAQALLGELRRTAAGQRLLQLQGQAELAQTGQNIDTLLDAAVRQQEGLAAQRRRELEAQRQREAETAARLRAAEKVGAAGGPSQVAPVQSAAARPGAAAAPTAQSPAAQPSAARPTASRSAAPAPATAAPASPAPAVAQSTAPARQSVAPQAPAAQARPPAASTPAVLSSAPAAAGSDPVQTVPQQSALQEPALPTPQQLTEARTQAEAQVQLTEAQLAPLRGRLDALAFPLPGGQVSEGYTPESPWAVIRAGGERQARAAGEGVVLAVTSFSSLGWVVLLDHGDGLVTAYLGLNQPAVQVGERIQPGAPLGEIGGSPVFGPDAMAFQVSRVEGERRTPLPSPF
- a CDS encoding YchJ family protein; protein product: MSLSYPPFKPCPCGSGRSFAVCCGPRLSGERPAETPEALMRSRYTAFVLQDAPYLLATWHPSTRPATLDLGGTRWLGLTIHGASGDRVRFSARFQEDGRKHILREDSRFVQDEAEGRWLYLDGEHG
- the ftsE gene encoding cell division ATP-binding protein FtsE, coding for MIHFDQVSLQYPSTRTLALNRISTEVARGEFVYLIGHSGAGKSSFMSLLLKRALPTAGEVRVAGEPLGRYRGGRVSVLRRRMGIIFQENMLLPQLTAYQNVAFALRVTEAPRVSSLGSWNERVGTALRLVGLEHKRAALPHQLSQGEQQRVAIARAVVGAPALLLADEPTGNLDPENSRDVLRVLERVNESGTTVLVATHARELVESRRHRTLTLRRGELVRDDAGGGYQL